The window CAGACACAGCCTTGAATGCCACATAATAAGGGTCGTCTTCAAGTTCATATTGATATGGTGGCGTGTACCAACCTCCCCAAGACATATTGACGGCGCGGATATTCAGTCCTGCCTTTTTCTGCTGAAGGATTATGTTCAAACCTTCGATTATTTGTCCAGTAGAGAATCCATCTGTATCGATACATTGTACTTCATTATTATTATCAAGGGTTACGTTGGTCATACCGATGCCAAGTAACCTGACCTTCCAGTTCACGCCGGTGACGCCCAGGCTATTATTTCCTACAGCGCCGATAGTTCCTGCCACATGGGTCCCATGGCTGTCGAGATCCCCCCATGAATCTAAACGCACGTCATCAGGGTCGAATTGTCCGCTTATTTTTTTAGTGTTAGTACCTATAAATTCCTCTGTATCACCACTCTTCTTATAAATATCGTATATTTGAAGAACCCCGCATCCCGCGTAATTGCCATTGAAAGTTCCCAGATTGCCCGCTAAGTCTTCGTGTTCATGGTCGATGCCTGTGTCTAGAACGACAACGTAGACATCTTCCTTACCCGTCGTTTTATCCCACGCGGAGGGAGCGTTTATTGCGCTTAGGCCCCACATTTCGTTATACATTGGGTCGTTGGGGCTGGCTGCGGCAGACATGTTTTGCCCGCTTGCCTTCTCATTTTCCACATTCTTTGCCGTAGAAATATAGTGTATATAATTAGGAACGGCGCTCAATACGTTGCTGTCTTTTTTCAGCTCTTTAATCAGCTCTTCCGTCGTCTTCTCGTTGGAATAGATCATCATTACTACCTTATCAGAATTAATTGACACGGCATCGTAAGTGGCTGCGAGAACGGCGTTTGCAGACCTGGCAACGCCGGCGCTGACGTTGTTGATTTTGTCGAGCGCCTGCGTGTGAGACATTTTTGATAACGTAAGGCGGTCTTGCTGCGGTTTTTTTGCTACTACCAATACGCTGCCTTCAATATATCTCCCCTTAGAAAAGGCCTGATTGACAGCCGTGTTGTCGCCGGATGAAATCTTGTCCAAATTTAATTTAAAGTCATATTTGGTTCGTTCCTGCCCAAATGCTGATACACAAAGTATTACTAACAAAAATAGAGACAACACCAGTCTCTTCATCTGTTTATTCATCCTGTTCATCCTTTCCGTATGTTTTACATAGTATCCAGTCTGTTTATATAGTTTGGCCTCACGTTTATGACGTCCGGTTCTGCGCTAAGCCTTTTAATGATCTGTACCGTAGTCAAGGTGTCCGAATGCATGTGAATATAAAGTTTTCCTCCGCCTTCGGCGGGGAATACGATATACGAGACAACTTCCGCGTCGGCTGTCTCCGCCAAACGTTTTGCCTTTTCAGATATGATCCCGTCAAATAAGGTTTTATCTTTTTTTTCTAAATTTGTTTCCTCCTCCGTTATAATTACAAGCATAAGAACACTGCCTTCGACATACTCACGTAAAGTCCTTTTGTAACTTTCCGCCTGAGCGCCTATAGCTGACAGAGAAACAGCGATCACAAACGCAAATATAAAAACCTTGTGCAAATGAGATTTTCAACCTCCCTCTTGTGGACGATACCGTCCACTTTCAACGATGCGCAGGATTTTGCATCATGCTGTGCAATTTCCGTAGAACTATTCTTTTTTATGGCAAAATAACAACAATAACCACCCTTTATAAGGTAATTTCATGATAAAGGTGTATTGTTTTGTAAAAACGTAAAATTACTGGAACAAGCGCTTATGCTTATTTTAGCTATTAGCTTAATTATGTCAATGCTTATAGCTAAAATTGAGTTAAAAACTGTTGGCAAGTCAATCAGCTGTCAGCTATATTGAAAAAATGAAATATAATAAGAATATATTAAGCGAAAGAATGATACAGATCCGCGGCGAACGTTCGCAGGGCGAGATGGCGCGGCTCCTTGGAATAACTCAGGCATATCTCAGCGAGATCGAGAGAGGCAAGAAAATCCCCTCAAATCAGGTGCTGCTCTCAATCGCCGAGGTTTATGGCACTTCCGTTGCCTATCTCCTTGGAGAGATTGAATTTTCCGAGCCGCTTGCGCCGATGTACCGCACGCAACACCAGCAGCGTAAAGACAAAAATGTTGTAATTTCCGCAGCACCGTTATTTGCCGATGCGCGAAATAATGATTTGCCGGTATATTCTTTCGCGCAGTTGGCGGTACAGCTGAAAAATTCTTTCATAAAGCGGCCATTTGTGATAATTACAGAGACGGCGCATATGGAAAATTTCCAAATACCAAACGGTGCTGAGGTAACGATAAATCCTCTGGAAAGTTATCATGATTTTGATATCGTGTTAGTCCAGTATAAGGAGGCCCTAGCGTTGAAACGTATTTCGTTTAGGGCAGATGGCGGTTTTGACTTAATAGATTCACGCGGCGTATCAGCAACCGTTCTAAAAGACGATCTTAACGGAGGTTTGTTCCAAGTGATAGGGAAAGCCGTTTCCGTGACATACAAAATCGATCACGGCCTGTAATAAAACCACGGTGCCGCGCGCGGATAGAGAAAGGGTTAAGCCCTCCCGCGTCAGGAGGGCTTTGAGGGGTTTTGTGTAGAGGTTGGAAAATGAAGGGTCATCTATCTAACAATCCGGTGTGTGAACCGGAACTCTGTGTACAATGATATTCTAGTACCGCTCCCATAAATCTTGTAGATACATATTTTGAATATCGATATAACAATATCGGTATAGCTGGGGCGATTAAATTTAAGATAAAAAGGCCGTCAAACAACTTGTCTCATCTTCGGAGTACGCATACATCTATCGCCAGGCCGATAAAAAGCCGATAAAAAAAGCCGATAAAAAGCCGATAAAAAAAGATCGACAGGAACTTATATTCGCTTATGTGAGAGAGAACGGAAGCATCTCCAATAAAGAGGCGAGGGAGATTCTTTGCCTTGCGGAATCCACGACAAAACGAATTTTGAACCGGATGGTCCAGGACGGAACGCTTACGGTGCGCGGCGAGAGAAAGGCGCGGGTGTATGTCTCAGCGATAGAGCTCTAAGACTGAGTTAATAAGAGTCCCCGGCCAAGCGGGCGCGCTTGGCCGGGGACTCTCTTTCGAGGGGTTTTATCGATGTGCGTACAGGAAATGCTTATTTAAGGTCCCAGGCGGCCTCGAAGCCTTCGCGTACCGCCGATTCTACTCGTCCGGGCTGGCGGGCGTCGCCGACGGCGAAGGTCTTGTCGCAGAACTTTTTGCACTCGGCCTCAAGGGTGTTGACGGATTTGACGCCGAGGGAGAGCACGACATAATCTGCGGGCACGGTGACGTTTTTGTTTTCTTTGAGATCTTCGAGCACCGCGCCGTCTGCCGTGATCTCCGTCAGCTTGTGGCTTGGCAGATATTTGACGTCGTACTTTGAAAGCTTGTCCATTGCGTCAAGGTAATGCTGTACGTAGACGCCCTTGCCGATCGCGTCGAGCATCTCCGCCACGGTCACCTCGTTGCCTTTGGCGCAGAGGAACTCCGCCGTTTCGAGCCCCGTCGCGCCGGAGCCGATGAGCAGCACCTTTTTGCCGCTGATCTCCGGCCTGCCGAGCAGCGTCTCGTCAACGGTGAGCACGTTGGCGTTGTTCACGCCCTTTATCGACCGCGGACGAATGGATTCCGCGCCCGTCGCGATTATCACCGCGTAGGGGGCCAGCGCCCTGATATTTTCCGGCGTCGCCTCGGTATTGGTCTTTACCGTGATGCCCTTCATGGCGAGCTGTTTCAGTTCATATTCAATGATCCAGTCGATCTTTTCTTTATGGGGCGGCTTGTCAGCGATGTTTATCTGGCCGCCTGCTTTTTCCCCTTTTTCAAAGATTACGGGGGCGAAGCCTCGTTCGGCGAGTACGCGCGCCGCTTCAAGTCCCGCGGGGCCTGAGCCGACGATTGCGACCGTGCGTCCCGCGCCCTCCTTTTTGAATGCGGGGTAGAGCGTTTCGCGCGCCGCCCGCGGGTTCACCGCGCATTTGACGGGGCCTTTGCCGGCGATGGTGTCCGCGACGAGAGTCTCGAAGCAGAAGGTGCAGGAGATGCAGCGGTTGATCTCGTCTTCGCGTCCCTCGTATGCCTTCTTCGCCCACTGGGGGTCGGCGACGACGGCGCGTCCGAGGCCGACGAAGTCGACGAGCCCCTCTTCGAGCATCTTTTCCGCGAACCAGGGTTCTTTGACCATGTTGACGGCGATTACGGGGATGCCGACCTTTTCTTTGACGGCGCGTATCCTCTCGCTGCGGCAGCCCTGCGGATAGGTCATCGGCTCGGAGAGCGAGTTGAACGATTCGTATATGCCGTTTGAGACGTTGATGTAGACCATGCCCAGTTTTTCGCAGGCTTGGCAGATCCTGACGCCGTCCTCAAGCGTGAGGTATTCCTTGACGCCGTTCGGCGCGAGCAGTTCGTCGACGGTCAGACGGATGCCGATAGGGAAATCCCTGCCGCAGGCTTTCTGGATGCCCTCAGTTATCTCCTTTACGAAGTTGAAGCGCTTCTCAAAGCTGCCGCCGAAGCGGTCTGTGCGCTGGTTTGTATAGGGGCTGAGAAACTGGCTGATGAGGTATCCATGCGCGCCGTGGAGTTCCACACCGTCGCAGCCCGCCTTTTGCGAACGAACGGCGCCCGCGACGAATTTCGCGATCACCTCTTCGACCTCTTCCGTCGTCATCTCGTGTGTCTCCTGCTGGCAGACGCCGCAGGGACGCGAGGAGGAGGACCATACCGGCTCGCTGCCGTTGAGGTTTGAGAAGGTCTCGCGTCCGGGGTGGTGGAGCTGGGTAAAGAATACCACGCCCTCTTTATGCAGCGCCTCGGCGGCCGCCGCGAGCGGGGCTATATGTTCGTCTCGCGCGACGCTTGCCTGGCATTCGGCGGCGACGCCGTGTTTGTCGTCCACGCGGGTATTTTCAAGCACAATCATTCCCACGCCGCCTTTGGCGCGCTCCATCAGATAGGCGAGAAAGGCCGGCCCAATAGTCTGGTCTTTTTCGGCAACGCCCATTGCCAGCGCCGCCATAACGATGCGGTTCTTAACGGTGAGATTTCCGATTTTTCCTGGTGCGAACAGTTTCGGATATTTCATCTTCATTCACTCCCCTTAGTGCGAATAGAGGCATAACGCCCCGTGATTTTCTACCCTACGGAGTAAATGTTAATTTATATCTTTCACAAATTGCAGGTACTAATTTAAGTATATCGATATTACAATATCGGTATACTTTGCTTATTTGAGGTTGTCGGAAACTTCCGCGACGGTTTCTTTTAAATTTTTAATAAAAGTCTTATCTTCACGGCTAAAACGGTAATTTTTTCGGAATATAAGAATATCGCGGAAGGAGTTGTCGGCGTCGCAGCAGGGGCGTTGTACGAGGCTGAAGCAGTCGAGCACCTCGCGCGGCATCGGCGAGACCCAGATGTATGTGCAGGGCAGCCTCTGGAGCAGCTCAAACTGTATGCCGCGTTCATAGACGGCGATCTTTTTCTTCTTCTCATGCTTCTGAGCGAGCATCCGCGCTTCGGAGACGGGCATCGCGGGAACGGAGTTGTCGTCGTGGACGATCTCCGTGAACTGGCGCAGGTCGCTGTAGCTTATCTCCGGGGCCGCCGCAAGCTGATGTTCCCGCGACATCAGCGCGAGATACTCGAAGTTCCAGATGGTCTCATATTTGAGGCCGCGTTCGTCAAGCGCCGAGAGGAAGTATTTTTCGTGAATGTCCTGATAACGTACGATACCGAGGCCGAAGTGTCCGTCGCTGACGTCTTTTATCGTCTGCATCGAGTTGGTCTCCCGGTATTTGAGGTCGATGGCCTCGCCGCCGTCGAGGGTCTGGGTGAACTTTGTGAAGGCGTAGGCGGCGTAGCTCGCGCGCGGCTGCGAGAGGCTGAATGTCTGCGATCCGGAGGGTTTGTATAGCGATTCCAGTTCATCTATCTGCATCAGGATGTTGCGCGCGTACTCAAGGAACTGCGCCCCCTGCGGCGTCGGCACGACGCCCTTGGAGGTGCGGTTGAATATCGTGATATTCATATCCTCCTCAAGTTCGCGGATAGCCTTGCTCAAATGCGGCTGTCCCATAAATAAGTTTTCCGCCGCCCGTGAAATGGAGCCCGTCTTCTCAACTTCGACCGCATATCTCAGGTGCTGTATGTTATTCATGAAGGTACCCCCGGATGATTTTTCATTTTAATATAATAGCAGAAAAAGAGAAAAGCGGCCCTCAAAAAAGGGCCACTTTCTCGTTTTTACATGGGTTTTACGAACCTATAAGGGATGTTACTGATCTTTAAAGACCGGCAGCCTCTCCAGATAGATGAGGTCGTCCTTCGAGTAGCCGCCCTCTTCGAGCAGGACGGCGACTTTGCTGACGACCGTGCAGCCTGTTTTCGCGAGCACCTCTTCGAGCGAACGCAGCGAGCCGCCCGTAGAGACGACGTCGTCGACGACGCAGACCCTCTTGCCGCTGAGTTTCGCGGCGTCGAATTCGTCGATGACGATGATCTGTTTTTCCGTCGTCGTGATCGATTTGACCTCGGCGATGATGGGGTGCTCCATATAGCCCTTTACCGACTTGCGCGCGACGACATAGTCGACGCCCATACGCACCGCGAGGGCGTGCGTGAGGGGGATGCCCTTCGCCTCGGGGCAGACCAGCATCTCTATTGTTCCCAGCTTTTTGATCTCCTCGTAGAGCGCGTCGGCGCATCTTTCGATGAGCCGTGTGTCTCCGAGCATTACAAAGGAGGCGATACGGAGGTTGGGGGCCACGCGGACCTTTTTCAGCTCCCGTGTCAGTCCCGCGACATGCAGAGTGTAGGTTTCATTCATAATCATATCTCCTTATAGTCCGAATATCAGTTTGATCGCCACGCCGGCGAGCAGCCCGTAGAAGGGATTCCAGCGGGCGGAAACGATGACGGTCGCCCCGATGGCCATACCCCAGGGGGAGAATCCGAAGGGGCCCTGCGCCGCGGGCGCGAGCGAGATGGCGGCCTGGATGTTTGAGATGAAGGTGACGAAGACGCCGAGAACGAAGAGGAGGCCGGAGATGGCGGAGCTGTGGACGTAGCGGCCAAGGACGGGCAGCAGTTTAAAAAATAGTATCGCCGCCATTATCAGCATCATGAGGATGGAGGCCCCCACGGGATGCGGCGCGGTCGCCGTGCCGGAGATGATCGCCTCCACGGGGCCGCCGCCGAAGAAGGTGGAGCCCATGTCGGCGAGCGAGGAGTATATCGCGAGGTGATCGATGTTCGCGCTGGTGTTAGCGATACTGCCCGTTATCTTCCCGAAGCTGATGTTGGCTCCGATGTTGAGGCAGGCGAGGGCGAGGCCGCTGACGAGGATCTTCGGATACTTCCAGATCTTCCATTCGATATTTCCCAGCGTGAGCCTTTCGCGGCTCTCGTCCACGCAGAGGTCCTGCGCCTCGACTTTTCCATATTTTTTCATGATATTGAAGACTATCGTCGCCGCAATGACGGAGATGATGACCGTCTTCGCGAGGTCGAAGGTGATGAACCAGGTGGCGAGGGCGACCGCCATTGAGGAGATGCCGGAATATTTTTCGGCCTCAAGCATATCGATCGAGACGAGCGCGAGCATTACGCCGACGCCGGCCATCATCGCGTTGACGATGACGGGGCCGATCAGCTCGACGATCTTTTCGTTGAGGCCGAGCGACGAGGGGATGAGGAGGAAGAGCGCGCCCCAGAATACGAGGCTCATCCTTTCACGCGGCGTGCTGCCGAGCTTACCGGCGACGGCGATCGTCTCTGCCTGGAAGGATATCGTCGCCACGGAATTGAAGGCGAAAGAACCTGCGGCTCCGATGAGGAAAGCTATCGCGGTGGGAAAGGCCGCGAAGCCGAGCGAGAGCGAGAGCAGCCCTTGCGGCACTCCGTTCATGACGACGGCAAGCGCCGTCAGCAGATCTGTTGCGTATGATTCCATATAAATGATGCCTCCTGAAAGTTTTATAAAGTGGCCGTAACAGGCCAAAGCGTTAATAAAACTACATTAGGCTAGGGTATTTGTCAATCACGTAATTATAATTTAATATAGAAGTTTATTTTCGTCAGGGAATAGTTTGGGTTTGAATAACTATAGGGGCAGTGTTA is drawn from Cloacibacillus porcorum and contains these coding sequences:
- a CDS encoding phosphoribosyltransferase family protein encodes the protein MNETYTLHVAGLTRELKKVRVAPNLRIASFVMLGDTRLIERCADALYEEIKKLGTIEMLVCPEAKGIPLTHALAVRMGVDYVVARKSVKGYMEHPIIAEVKSITTTEKQIIVIDEFDAAKLSGKRVCVVDDVVSTGGSLRSLEEVLAKTGCTVVSKVAVLLEEGGYSKDDLIYLERLPVFKDQ
- a CDS encoding LysR family transcriptional regulator; this translates as MNNIQHLRYAVEVEKTGSISRAAENLFMGQPHLSKAIRELEEDMNITIFNRTSKGVVPTPQGAQFLEYARNILMQIDELESLYKPSGSQTFSLSQPRASYAAYAFTKFTQTLDGGEAIDLKYRETNSMQTIKDVSDGHFGLGIVRYQDIHEKYFLSALDERGLKYETIWNFEYLALMSREHQLAAAPEISYSDLRQFTEIVHDDNSVPAMPVSEARMLAQKHEKKKKIAVYERGIQFELLQRLPCTYIWVSPMPREVLDCFSLVQRPCCDADNSFRDILIFRKNYRFSREDKTFIKNLKETVAEVSDNLK
- a CDS encoding NAD(P)/FAD-dependent oxidoreductase — encoded protein: MKYPKLFAPGKIGNLTVKNRIVMAALAMGVAEKDQTIGPAFLAYLMERAKGGVGMIVLENTRVDDKHGVAAECQASVARDEHIAPLAAAAEALHKEGVVFFTQLHHPGRETFSNLNGSEPVWSSSSRPCGVCQQETHEMTTEEVEEVIAKFVAGAVRSQKAGCDGVELHGAHGYLISQFLSPYTNQRTDRFGGSFEKRFNFVKEITEGIQKACGRDFPIGIRLTVDELLAPNGVKEYLTLEDGVRICQACEKLGMVYINVSNGIYESFNSLSEPMTYPQGCRSERIRAVKEKVGIPVIAVNMVKEPWFAEKMLEEGLVDFVGLGRAVVADPQWAKKAYEGREDEINRCISCTFCFETLVADTIAGKGPVKCAVNPRAARETLYPAFKKEGAGRTVAIVGSGPAGLEAARVLAERGFAPVIFEKGEKAGGQINIADKPPHKEKIDWIIEYELKQLAMKGITVKTNTEATPENIRALAPYAVIIATGAESIRPRSIKGVNNANVLTVDETLLGRPEISGKKVLLIGSGATGLETAEFLCAKGNEVTVAEMLDAIGKGVYVQHYLDAMDKLSKYDVKYLPSHKLTEITADGAVLEDLKENKNVTVPADYVVLSLGVKSVNTLEAECKKFCDKTFAVGDARQPGRVESAVREGFEAAWDLK
- a CDS encoding winged helix-turn-helix transcriptional regulator: MFAYVRENGSISNKEAREILCLAESTTKRILNRMVQDGTLTVRGERKARVYVSAIEL
- a CDS encoding guanine permease — its product is MESYATDLLTALAVVMNGVPQGLLSLSLGFAAFPTAIAFLIGAAGSFAFNSVATISFQAETIAVAGKLGSTPRERMSLVFWGALFLLIPSSLGLNEKIVELIGPVIVNAMMAGVGVMLALVSIDMLEAEKYSGISSMAVALATWFITFDLAKTVIISVIAATIVFNIMKKYGKVEAQDLCVDESRERLTLGNIEWKIWKYPKILVSGLALACLNIGANISFGKITGSIANTSANIDHLAIYSSLADMGSTFFGGGPVEAIISGTATAPHPVGASILMMLIMAAILFFKLLPVLGRYVHSSAISGLLFVLGVFVTFISNIQAAISLAPAAQGPFGFSPWGMAIGATVIVSARWNPFYGLLAGVAIKLIFGL
- a CDS encoding helix-turn-helix domain-containing protein encodes the protein MASQSAVSYIEKMKYNKNILSERMIQIRGERSQGEMARLLGITQAYLSEIERGKKIPSNQVLLSIAEVYGTSVAYLLGEIEFSEPLAPMYRTQHQQRKDKNVVISAAPLFADARNNDLPVYSFAQLAVQLKNSFIKRPFVIITETAHMENFQIPNGAEVTINPLESYHDFDIVLVQYKEALALKRISFRADGGFDLIDSRGVSATVLKDDLNGGLFQVIGKAVSVTYKIDHGL
- a CDS encoding S8 family serine peptidase translates to MNKQMKRLVLSLFLLVILCVSAFGQERTKYDFKLNLDKISSGDNTAVNQAFSKGRYIEGSVLVVAKKPQQDRLTLSKMSHTQALDKINNVSAGVARSANAVLAATYDAVSINSDKVVMMIYSNEKTTEELIKELKKDSNVLSAVPNYIHYISTAKNVENEKASGQNMSAAASPNDPMYNEMWGLSAINAPSAWDKTTGKEDVYVVVLDTGIDHEHEDLAGNLGTFNGNYAGCGVLQIYDIYKKSGDTEEFIGTNTKKISGQFDPDDVRLDSWGDLDSHGTHVAGTIGAVGNNSLGVTGVNWKVRLLGIGMTNVTLDNNNEVQCIDTDGFSTGQIIEGLNIILQQKKAGLNIRAVNMSWGGWYTPPYQYELEDDPYYVAFKAVSDAGVILAAAAGNEFQNLDAPGGPGSDPYNPKEDYRWKICVPACFKLANLITVGAVSADKSWCDFSNYSPNYVDIAAPGAAIMSTLPRYVWLNGKVTSEDLYGKYNGTSMAAPHVTGAVALLCAAYPDKTAGEIKELLLNNADKNFAKEGKSAYGMLDLGAAMKAGAPAPTPTPKPSGGSSGCNGGIPFVALLSVMAVAFFKKKR